The bacterium genome has a window encoding:
- a CDS encoding transposase: protein MKRSNWTTEEKLAVVLEGLNGRKSVTEICREHQISQTLYYRWR, encoded by the coding sequence ATGAAGCGCAGTAATTGGACGACGGAGGAGAAGCTGGCGGTGGTACTTGAAGGATTGAACGGCAGGAAGTCGGTGACGGAGATATGCCGGGAACATCAGATATCGCAGACACTATATTACCGGTGGCGC